One Thalassotalea hakodatensis DNA segment encodes these proteins:
- a CDS encoding sigma 54-interacting transcriptional regulator: MSSNTEQQEKLNVLVVDDDPSLLRLISIRLSAAGYHVHAADNGKKALNIVDSHPIQLVISDLRMEGMDGMALFEKIRAVQPSLPVIIMTAHGTIPDAIHATKQGVFSFLTKPFESQELLETAKQALHLQPHADTFTQDDKSQIWRQKIISRSAVMAALLQQAKQVAQSDFSVLIHSESGTGKELLAQAIHLASDRKDNTFTAINCAAIPEQLLESELFGHKKGAFTGAEQNHVGLFEASDGGTLFLDEVGDMPMNFQVKLLRALQEREIRPVGSTSSVSVDVRIIAATHQNLQQAIANNDFREDLYYRLNVVELALPPLSERREDIPLLANHFLNKSKTSTKREINGFTKEAIEVLISAPWPGNIRQLQNVIEHSVALATEPLISDTLIRNALRDRTSQLPSFQEAREHFERDYLSKLLKITAGNVSQAARIAQRNRTEFYKLLKKHQLDAEQFREDVASE, translated from the coding sequence ATGAGCAGTAACACCGAACAGCAAGAAAAGTTAAACGTATTAGTGGTTGATGATGACCCAAGTTTGTTGCGTCTAATTAGTATTCGATTAAGTGCCGCAGGTTATCACGTGCATGCTGCAGATAATGGAAAAAAAGCACTCAATATTGTTGATAGCCACCCCATTCAGTTAGTGATCAGTGATTTACGTATGGAAGGTATGGACGGTATGGCATTATTTGAAAAAATACGTGCGGTTCAACCAAGCCTTCCTGTGATTATTATGACGGCCCACGGCACTATTCCTGATGCGATTCATGCAACAAAACAAGGGGTGTTTAGCTTTTTAACCAAACCCTTTGAAAGCCAAGAACTTCTTGAAACAGCTAAGCAAGCACTTCATTTGCAACCACATGCTGATACTTTTACACAAGATGATAAATCGCAAATATGGCGGCAAAAAATTATTAGTCGTAGTGCGGTAATGGCAGCTTTACTGCAACAGGCAAAACAGGTAGCACAAAGCGATTTTAGCGTATTAATACACAGTGAAAGTGGAACCGGTAAAGAATTGCTAGCACAAGCCATTCACTTAGCAAGTGATCGTAAAGACAATACGTTTACCGCGATAAACTGTGCAGCTATTCCAGAACAATTATTAGAATCTGAGTTATTTGGCCACAAAAAAGGTGCCTTTACTGGCGCAGAACAAAACCATGTTGGCTTGTTTGAAGCATCTGATGGCGGCACGTTATTTTTAGATGAAGTTGGTGACATGCCAATGAATTTTCAAGTTAAGTTACTCAGGGCGCTGCAAGAAAGAGAAATTCGCCCAGTGGGCAGTACTAGCTCTGTAAGTGTTGATGTACGCATTATTGCCGCAACCCATCAAAACCTGCAGCAAGCGATTGCGAATAATGACTTTCGGGAAGATTTATATTATCGACTAAATGTTGTTGAGCTTGCCTTACCACCACTATCAGAACGAAGAGAAGATATCCCTTTACTTGCCAATCACTTTCTTAATAAAAGTAAAACCAGTACTAAACGAGAGATTAATGGCTTCACTAAAGAAGCCATAGAGGTACTTATTAGCGCTCCTTGGCCAGGCAATATCAGGCAACTACAAAATGTCATTGAACACAGTGTTGCACTTGCCACTGAACCGCTAATCAGTGATACGCTGATTCGTAATGCATTAAGAGATCGCACCTCACAGTTACCCTCATTTCAAGAAGCACGTGAACATTTTGAGCGAGATTACCTGTCAAAATTGTTAAAGATTACCGCAGGAAATGTTTCACAAGCGGCTCGTATTGCTCAACGTAATCGAACAGAATTTTATAAGCTACTCAAAAAGCATCAGTTAGACGCAGAGCAGTTTCGAGAAGATGTCGCCTCTGAATAA
- a CDS encoding HAMP domain-containing sensor histidine kinase, with protein MNLTLRNISIKHLTIFGFTSVILPLVLTLLYGSQKLHQLAEQSASSISSVAATVANDRQLSASLNLLQRTASQYIVLEEKELLDRVYRQQQQVNRVLKQYEQQASSRAINELCQSLRQEVNKTMLQITALERPSLDDLQQYFKTMNHLSAQLGNESEALIQFQVSRVQSSANTTQKVLLNSVFIIPVTIIIAILFSLMILKPLQSLQRKIQRLETGKFDDEILFSGATEVQNIAKALERMRQRLHTLEQQKSSFIRHISHELKTPLAAIREGTELLYDNSLGQLNDGQYEVTEIMRSNVNRLQMLIEGLLDFNIVLDSTSLLSAAPVNISLLIEECLAARKLELNGKNIEAVLNIDAITLTTNSKQLSVIFDNVLSNAIKYSPNNGKIFIDVFEDEQQLICTIADQGPGITSPAIEKVFDAFYQGPAPENAPIKSSGLGLTIVKELLKRLNGTIVLKNHSNKRGLIAMIKLNLTDN; from the coding sequence TTGAACTTAACACTACGCAATATTTCGATTAAGCATTTAACCATTTTTGGTTTTACCTCAGTGATTTTACCCTTGGTATTAACCTTACTTTATGGCAGTCAAAAACTGCACCAACTAGCCGAACAAAGTGCTTCTAGTATTTCAAGTGTTGCTGCCACAGTTGCAAATGACCGACAATTAAGTGCTTCATTAAATTTATTACAACGTACTGCCAGCCAATACATTGTATTAGAAGAAAAAGAATTGCTGGATCGTGTTTACCGCCAACAGCAACAAGTAAACAGAGTACTCAAGCAATATGAGCAACAAGCTTCTTCACGGGCAATTAACGAGTTATGCCAATCATTGCGACAAGAGGTCAATAAAACCATGTTGCAAATAACGGCGTTAGAAAGGCCTTCCTTAGACGATTTACAACAATACTTTAAAACCATGAATCATCTCAGTGCTCAGTTAGGTAATGAAAGTGAAGCGCTTATTCAGTTCCAAGTTAGCCGAGTACAATCAAGTGCAAACACAACTCAGAAAGTGCTGTTAAATAGCGTATTCATTATTCCTGTTACCATCATTATCGCCATTTTATTTTCGTTAATGATTTTAAAACCATTACAATCTTTACAGCGTAAAATTCAACGTTTAGAAACGGGTAAGTTTGATGATGAAATTCTTTTTTCTGGTGCGACCGAGGTTCAAAACATTGCAAAAGCCCTAGAAAGAATGCGCCAAAGATTACACACCTTAGAGCAACAAAAATCGAGCTTTATTCGTCATATATCCCATGAATTAAAAACACCACTTGCTGCAATACGTGAAGGTACAGAGCTACTCTATGACAACAGTTTAGGGCAACTTAACGACGGTCAATATGAAGTCACAGAAATTATGCGCAGTAATGTTAATCGATTACAAATGTTAATTGAAGGACTATTAGATTTTAATATTGTACTAGATTCAACGAGTTTACTTTCTGCCGCACCTGTTAATATTTCACTTCTTATTGAAGAATGTCTGGCCGCACGAAAGCTTGAACTTAATGGAAAAAACATTGAAGCCGTGCTTAATATTGACGCCATTACTTTAACAACAAATAGTAAACAGTTATCAGTCATTTTTGATAATGTATTATCAAATGCAATTAAATATTCACCAAATAACGGTAAAATCTTTATTGATGTTTTTGAAGATGAACAGCAACTTATTTGTACTATAGCTGATCAAGGGCCTGGTATTACTTCTCCTGCTATCGAAAAAGTATTTGATGCATTCTACCAAGGGCCAGCACCAGAAAATGCACCGATCAAAAGCAGCGGTTTAGGGTTAACTATTGTAAAAGAATTATTAAAACGCTTAAATGGTACTATCGTGTTAAAAAACCATTCAAACAAACGTGGTTTAATTGCCATGATCAAACTTAACTTAACGGATAACTAA
- a CDS encoding helix-turn-helix transcriptional regulator, with amino-acid sequence MSVDRTLLEQIETLQLIKMFDLLPDTLFWIKNEKHQFIYANKAFVEHQRVKSIEQVIGKTDYHFAPAHIAKQFIRDDEKILAGERVTERLEMNMNVGGHIAWYSTTKRPLYNNQGKIIGSYGITRHLEKQAMALTGLEAVKVPVDYIKEHFEQPLTIETLAQVAHLSVSALERRFKKYLKKTPKQFINDLRLEQARRLLVETTTPIAEVAEKAGFSDHSYFSKKFKELFGELPSQFRDNYQ; translated from the coding sequence ATGAGCGTTGATAGAACATTACTTGAACAAATAGAAACCTTACAGCTGATAAAAATGTTTGATTTATTACCCGATACGCTTTTTTGGATCAAAAATGAAAAACACCAATTTATCTATGCCAATAAAGCCTTCGTAGAACATCAACGGGTTAAGTCAATTGAGCAGGTGATAGGTAAAACCGATTACCATTTTGCGCCTGCGCATATCGCTAAACAATTTATTCGAGATGATGAGAAAATTTTGGCTGGCGAGCGAGTCACCGAAAGATTAGAAATGAATATGAATGTAGGGGGTCATATTGCTTGGTATAGTACAACAAAGCGCCCATTGTATAATAATCAAGGCAAGATTATTGGATCATACGGTATTACCAGACACTTAGAAAAACAAGCCATGGCATTAACCGGTTTAGAGGCGGTAAAAGTGCCTGTTGATTATATTAAAGAACATTTTGAACAGCCATTGACGATTGAAACATTAGCGCAGGTTGCCCATTTATCAGTCAGTGCGTTAGAGCGTAGGTTTAAAAAGTATTTAAAGAAAACACCCAAGCAATTTATTAATGATTTACGCTTAGAGCAAGCAAGAAGGTTATTGGTAGAGACTACAACGCCCATTGCGGAAGTTGCAGAAAAGGCTGGATTTAGCGATCACAGCTATTTTAGCAAAAAGTTTAAAGAGTTATTTGGCGAGCTTCCCTCTCAATTTAGAGATAACTATCAATAA
- a CDS encoding Gfo/Idh/MocA family protein, whose amino-acid sequence MKKIRMGMVGGGQGAFIGAVHRMAAFLDGNIELVCGAFSSNAERSQQSGADLNIAQQRCYASYQEMFEQEAALPAEKGMEFVAIVTPNYLHFPVAKMAIEYGFHVLSDKPATFDLAEALALQSLLEQHNTLYGLTHTYNGYPMVKQAKHLVASGELGKIVKIVVEYSQGWLASKDDEASKQASWRLDPKKSGISCCMGDIGVHAANLVEYVSALNITQLCADLETTVADRQLDDDGTVLLRFSNGAKGVLLASQVSIGEENNLRLRIYGDKKSLEWWQMEPNTLWLKSADQPTQMLRAGVGEMCDQALNAMRTPAGHPEGYLEAFANVYQNFVGQVRAFQRGEDASNETHDVPGITEAVKGMAFIENTVRASQSDMKWHQLSLATE is encoded by the coding sequence ATGAAGAAAATACGTATGGGCATGGTTGGTGGTGGTCAAGGTGCCTTTATTGGCGCTGTACATCGTATGGCCGCATTTCTAGATGGTAACATTGAACTTGTTTGTGGAGCGTTTAGTAGTAATGCCGAACGTAGTCAACAATCAGGAGCAGACTTAAACATTGCTCAACAGCGATGCTATGCAAGCTATCAAGAAATGTTTGAACAAGAGGCGGCGCTTCCCGCTGAAAAGGGCATGGAGTTTGTCGCTATTGTTACTCCTAATTATTTGCATTTCCCTGTCGCAAAAATGGCGATAGAGTACGGATTTCATGTGTTATCAGATAAACCGGCAACCTTCGATTTAGCAGAAGCATTAGCGCTACAATCATTGCTTGAGCAACATAATACCTTGTATGGGTTAACACACACATACAATGGCTACCCGATGGTTAAGCAAGCTAAACATCTTGTTGCATCAGGTGAGTTAGGAAAGATAGTAAAAATTGTTGTGGAATATAGCCAGGGTTGGCTTGCATCAAAAGATGATGAAGCAAGTAAACAAGCCAGCTGGCGTTTAGATCCTAAAAAATCGGGTATAAGTTGTTGTATGGGAGATATTGGCGTACATGCAGCCAATTTAGTTGAATACGTGTCTGCTTTAAATATTACACAGTTATGCGCAGATCTTGAAACCACGGTTGCCGACCGACAACTTGACGATGACGGAACGGTTTTATTGCGCTTTTCAAATGGAGCAAAAGGGGTGCTGCTTGCTAGCCAAGTGTCGATTGGTGAAGAAAATAATTTACGTTTGCGTATATACGGTGATAAAAAAAGTCTTGAATGGTGGCAAATGGAGCCGAATACTTTGTGGCTAAAATCAGCTGACCAACCTACTCAAATGTTAAGAGCTGGTGTTGGGGAAATGTGTGACCAAGCTCTCAATGCAATGAGAACACCTGCTGGTCATCCAGAAGGCTATTTAGAAGCGTTTGCCAATGTTTACCAAAATTTTGTTGGTCAAGTGCGTGCTTTTCAGCGAGGCGAAGATGCTAGCAACGAGACTCATGATGTACCGGGTATTACAGAAGCTGTAAAAGGAATGGCATTTATTGAAAATACAGTACGCGCGAGTCAGTCAGACATGAAATGGCATCAATTATCGCTTGCGACAGAATAG
- a CDS encoding sugar phosphate isomerase/epimerase family protein gives MTQIKGPGIFLAQFCSDEAPFNDLKSICEWAASLGYKAVQIPTWDKRLFDLEKAYENESYCDEVNAIVRKAGLTISELSTHLQGQLVAVHPAYDAQFDAFAVEEVRHDPKARTEWAINQVKMAAKVSQRLGLTAHATFSGALLWQTVYPWPQRPAGLVEDGFAELAKRWLPILDAYEEAGVDLCFELHPGEDLHDGVTFERFLAATNHHPRANILYDPSHFVLQQLDYLAFIDIYHDRIKAFHVKDAEFRSNGRSGVYGGYQNWQERPGRFRSLGDGEIDFAQIFSKLTQYGFQGWAVLEWECCLKHPVDGAREGAPFIEKYLIRTPEHAFDDFAASGQDETLNRKILGL, from the coding sequence ATGACACAAATCAAAGGGCCAGGCATATTTTTAGCACAGTTCTGTAGTGATGAGGCACCGTTTAACGATTTAAAAAGTATTTGTGAATGGGCAGCTAGTTTAGGATACAAAGCGGTACAAATTCCTACTTGGGATAAACGTTTATTTGATTTAGAAAAAGCCTATGAAAATGAAAGTTATTGCGATGAAGTTAACGCGATTGTTAGGAAGGCTGGCCTGACGATTAGTGAACTTTCAACGCACCTCCAAGGTCAGTTAGTTGCCGTTCATCCTGCTTATGATGCGCAATTTGATGCTTTTGCAGTTGAAGAGGTTCGTCATGATCCTAAAGCTCGTACTGAATGGGCAATAAACCAAGTTAAAATGGCGGCTAAAGTGAGTCAACGATTAGGTTTAACCGCACATGCTACATTTTCAGGCGCACTGTTATGGCAAACAGTTTACCCATGGCCACAACGACCAGCAGGCCTTGTTGAAGACGGTTTTGCAGAGCTTGCTAAACGTTGGCTACCTATTTTAGATGCCTATGAAGAAGCCGGTGTTGATCTTTGCTTTGAGTTACACCCAGGAGAAGATTTACACGACGGCGTGACTTTCGAGCGCTTTCTTGCGGCAACAAACCACCATCCGAGGGCAAACATTCTTTATGATCCAAGCCACTTTGTTTTACAGCAATTAGATTATTTAGCCTTTATTGATATTTACCATGATCGTATTAAAGCCTTTCATGTAAAAGATGCAGAATTTAGATCGAATGGGCGAAGCGGTGTATATGGTGGCTATCAAAACTGGCAAGAGCGCCCTGGTCGCTTTCGTTCTTTAGGTGATGGTGAAATCGATTTTGCGCAAATTTTCAGTAAATTAACTCAATATGGCTTTCAAGGTTGGGCAGTGCTTGAATGGGAGTGTTGTTTAAAGCATCCCGTAGATGGTGCTCGTGAAGGCGCACCGTTTATCGAAAAATACTTAATTCGTACACCTGAACATGCCTTTGATGACTTTGCTGCAAGCGGTCAAGATGAGACATTAAACAGAAAAATTTTAGGTTTATAA
- a CDS encoding MFS transporter — protein MKTINKNTLFTACCLALIVTAMTFAIRAGILTQLSQEFALTDAELGWINAMAFLGFPVAMMFGGLLYNYLGAKKLVLIAFVGHLVGLLLTISADGFWTLLISTFCIGFANGAVEAGCNPMIADMYHKNQTTMLNRFHVWFPGGIVIGALISKLFTDAGIGWQIQIAIMIVPTLIYGFLMFSHQFPQSDNIETSTRKNIKGLFSPLFLFMAFCMTLTATSELGTQQWIERILGASGASPMLIMALITGVMAVGRYFAGPLVHRLNPSGVLLGSAVMTTIGIYAMSVATGGAVYLCALIFALGVTYFWPTMIGFVAENIPQSGALGMSIMGGAGMFAVSMWNPFIGQWIDDARQAALLENPDPQMAELVAGQAALANLSIFPVILIVAFAGLTLYMRKRKHATE, from the coding sequence ATGAAAACAATAAATAAAAATACGCTTTTTACTGCCTGTTGCTTAGCGTTGATCGTTACCGCAATGACCTTTGCTATCAGGGCGGGTATTTTAACGCAATTAAGCCAAGAGTTTGCACTAACGGATGCAGAGCTTGGCTGGATTAATGCCATGGCTTTCTTGGGCTTTCCAGTGGCGATGATGTTTGGCGGCTTACTTTATAACTACTTAGGCGCAAAAAAACTCGTACTCATTGCTTTTGTTGGTCATCTTGTTGGCTTATTGCTGACCATTTCAGCGGATGGCTTTTGGACGTTGTTAATTTCAACCTTCTGTATTGGCTTTGCTAACGGTGCGGTTGAAGCTGGCTGTAACCCTATGATTGCCGATATGTATCATAAAAACCAAACCACTATGCTTAATCGTTTTCATGTGTGGTTCCCAGGCGGTATTGTTATTGGGGCGCTTATTTCAAAATTATTTACCGATGCGGGCATCGGCTGGCAAATTCAAATAGCGATCATGATCGTGCCAACGCTTATTTATGGTTTTTTAATGTTCAGCCATCAATTTCCGCAAAGCGATAATATTGAAACATCAACGCGTAAAAACATTAAAGGACTGTTTTCACCCTTGTTTTTATTTATGGCGTTTTGTATGACCTTAACGGCAACAAGCGAGCTAGGTACACAGCAGTGGATTGAGCGAATTTTAGGTGCATCGGGTGCTTCGCCTATGCTAATTATGGCACTGATTACCGGTGTTATGGCAGTGGGCCGTTATTTTGCAGGACCATTAGTTCATCGTTTAAATCCATCAGGTGTCTTACTTGGCTCAGCAGTAATGACCACTATTGGTATTTATGCCATGAGTGTTGCCACAGGCGGTGCCGTTTATTTATGTGCCTTAATTTTTGCCTTGGGTGTTACGTATTTTTGGCCAACGATGATCGGCTTTGTCGCTGAAAACATTCCTCAGTCAGGTGCTTTAGGTATGTCGATCATGGGGGGAGCAGGCATGTTTGCCGTCAGTATGTGGAACCCGTTTATTGGTCAGTGGATTGATGATGCGAGACAAGCCGCTTTGCTTGAAAACCCTGATCCGCAAATGGCTGAACTTGTTGCAGGTCAAGCAGCATTGGCTAACTTGTCTATTTTCCCAGTTATTCTTATTGTGGCATTCGCTGGGTTGACCTTATACATGCGAAAACGTAAACATGCGACAGAATAA
- a CDS encoding gluconate 2-dehydrogenase subunit 3 family protein: MSNNILLKSTSKRTFVKGLSALLGASTVAHLTAGNALASAMSFQQKTGVQARKLFTKQQFNVLSAVCSTIIPETDTPSAAQLNVHGFVDHQLVTCHQKTEQVNALAIIDVINAKAKQLHTADFYQLTAIQKVQILESIESGAMSFTEKHQQQFSDLKALIVFGYFTTEVGATEVLAYQAVPGGFKGSVPYDSVGKTYGSLAYY, from the coding sequence ATGAGTAACAATATTTTACTAAAATCAACGAGTAAACGTACCTTTGTTAAAGGTTTGTCAGCATTGTTGGGTGCCAGCACTGTCGCGCACTTAACTGCGGGAAATGCGCTAGCGTCTGCGATGTCTTTTCAACAGAAAACTGGGGTACAGGCACGTAAATTATTTACTAAACAACAATTTAATGTACTTAGTGCCGTTTGCTCAACGATTATCCCTGAAACTGATACGCCTAGTGCTGCACAACTTAACGTACATGGCTTTGTTGACCATCAATTAGTTACTTGCCATCAAAAAACTGAACAAGTAAATGCTTTGGCGATTATTGATGTGATTAATGCTAAAGCAAAGCAGCTACACACAGCAGATTTTTATCAACTTACGGCTATTCAAAAAGTTCAGATATTAGAAAGTATTGAGTCCGGTGCTATGAGTTTCACTGAGAAACATCAACAGCAGTTTAGTGACTTGAAGGCGTTGATCGTTTTTGGCTATTTTACGACAGAGGTTGGGGCAACTGAGGTCTTAGCCTATCAAGCAGTTCCTGGAGGATTTAAAGGTTCAGTGCCTTATGACTCAGTGGGGAAAACATACGGCTCACTTGCTTATTATTAA
- a CDS encoding GMC oxidoreductase codes for MQQDIYIQQSDHIYDALVVGSGVSGGWAAKELCERGLKTLMIERGRIVEHRKDYPTEGKGVWQYPNRMKVDNLLVEEQYKVQQQCYAFHDGTKHFFGNDKDLPYSTKKGTNFSWIRANQLGGKSLLWHRQSYRFSDYDFNANKLDGHGNDWPIRYDDIAPWYSHVEKHAGISGNYDGLPQLPDSEFLPPFDFSSPEIMLKNKFATLFPERPMIMGRTAHLTKPTELHYSQGRVQCQARNECQKGCSFGAYFSTQSSTLPAAAKTGNLHIAPNSVVHSLIYDETTNRVKGVRVIDNNDLSTREYYAKVVFLCASTLGTTQIMLNSTSKKFPNGIANSSGTLGHYLMDHNYNAGAFGRVEGFEDETVSGRRPTNIYIPNFQFEPKRYKDHYVRGYALAGGAGRGGWKGAANSKGIGVGFKQRLTQAGDWYFNLMAQGEMLPRFENHVALHSTKKDKWGIPQLHIDCTWSENEIAMMADAEETARDMLLKAGLKDVQSYNSIDGAPPGLAIHEVGTARMGRDPKNSVLNGFNQTHDIANLFVTDGASFCSSAVVNPSLTFMALTARAVDYAVKEMNAKRI; via the coding sequence ATGCAACAAGATATATATATTCAACAAAGTGATCATATCTATGATGCACTGGTTGTTGGCTCTGGTGTAAGTGGCGGTTGGGCAGCAAAAGAGTTATGTGAACGTGGGCTTAAAACACTGATGATCGAGCGTGGTCGCATTGTCGAACATAGAAAAGATTACCCTACAGAAGGCAAGGGTGTTTGGCAATACCCTAACCGCATGAAGGTCGATAATCTGTTAGTGGAAGAGCAATATAAAGTGCAACAACAGTGTTACGCTTTTCACGATGGTACTAAACATTTTTTCGGTAATGACAAAGACTTGCCTTACAGTACGAAAAAAGGCACTAATTTTAGTTGGATACGTGCTAACCAGTTAGGTGGAAAATCATTGCTTTGGCATCGACAATCATACCGGTTCAGTGACTATGATTTTAACGCCAATAAGTTAGATGGTCATGGGAACGACTGGCCTATTCGCTATGATGATATTGCTCCTTGGTATTCACATGTTGAAAAGCATGCAGGTATTTCAGGTAATTATGATGGTTTACCTCAATTACCAGACAGTGAGTTCTTGCCTCCTTTTGACTTTAGCTCGCCGGAAATAATGCTAAAAAATAAATTTGCAACATTATTTCCAGAACGACCGATGATAATGGGCCGCACCGCTCATTTAACTAAACCTACTGAACTTCATTATTCACAAGGTAGAGTACAGTGCCAAGCACGAAATGAGTGTCAAAAAGGCTGTTCTTTTGGTGCTTATTTTTCAACACAAAGCTCTACGCTGCCTGCTGCAGCCAAAACAGGTAACTTACATATAGCACCAAATAGCGTGGTTCATAGTTTAATTTATGATGAAACAACTAATCGTGTGAAAGGTGTACGGGTGATTGATAATAACGATTTATCAACCCGTGAATATTACGCAAAGGTAGTGTTTCTGTGTGCATCTACGCTTGGTACAACGCAGATCATGCTCAATTCAACCTCGAAAAAGTTCCCTAATGGCATTGCCAATAGCTCTGGCACACTAGGGCATTATTTGATGGATCATAATTATAACGCGGGTGCTTTTGGTCGCGTTGAAGGCTTTGAAGATGAAACCGTATCAGGCAGAAGACCTACCAATATTTATATTCCAAACTTTCAGTTTGAGCCAAAGCGCTATAAAGATCATTATGTAAGAGGGTATGCGCTAGCTGGTGGCGCTGGTCGAGGTGGCTGGAAAGGCGCCGCTAATAGTAAAGGCATAGGTGTTGGATTTAAACAAAGGCTCACCCAAGCGGGTGACTGGTATTTCAATTTAATGGCGCAAGGTGAAATGTTACCGCGTTTTGAAAACCATGTAGCGTTACATTCAACGAAAAAAGACAAATGGGGTATACCGCAATTACATATCGATTGTACGTGGTCAGAAAATGAAATTGCTATGATGGCTGATGCTGAAGAAACAGCTAGAGATATGTTACTTAAAGCGGGTTTAAAAGACGTGCAAAGTTATAACTCAATTGACGGTGCACCACCAGGATTAGCCATTCATGAAGTAGGTACTGCGCGGATGGGGCGCGATCCGAAAAATTCGGTACTGAACGGTTTTAACCAAACACATGATATAGCGAACTTATTTGTTACAGACGGCGCGAGTTTTTGCTCATCTGCGGTCGTAAACCCTTCGTTAACGTTTATGGCACTAACTGCAAGAGCTGTTGATTATGCCGTAAAAGAAATGAACGCTAAACGAATTTAA
- a CDS encoding sugar phosphate isomerase/epimerase family protein yields the protein MKNKLVTLMCACLPFVSQAALGHQENSVIPKISVQLWSVKDDIKSSFKQTISSLANMGFQGVEFAGSFGPFENNPEGLKAFLKAKNLAASGAHLGFEQLNKQNFADTVAFYKAAGVSMLIVPWDERAWHPEGVKEVVSLLNDLSVQLKPHGMRIGFHNHDQEFNSFEGTTYWDYIAENTSQDVVLQQDVGWTTYAGKDPVEYVKRYPGRTLTTHYKVKLPEGTKGKLPIIGKDTIDWLALTKANIAVGGTLWIVVEQEEYPNGLTPMEAVQQSKRGLEKVLKQL from the coding sequence ATGAAAAATAAGCTAGTTACCCTAATGTGTGCCTGTTTACCTTTTGTAAGTCAAGCTGCTCTGGGGCATCAAGAAAACAGCGTAATTCCTAAAATAAGTGTGCAGTTATGGTCGGTGAAAGACGATATTAAATCGTCTTTTAAACAAACCATATCATCACTTGCTAATATGGGGTTTCAAGGCGTTGAGTTTGCAGGAAGCTTCGGCCCTTTTGAAAATAATCCAGAAGGGTTGAAAGCGTTCTTAAAGGCTAAAAACCTAGCGGCAAGTGGCGCACACTTAGGGTTTGAACAACTGAATAAACAAAACTTTGCTGATACGGTCGCATTTTATAAAGCCGCGGGCGTATCTATGTTAATTGTGCCGTGGGATGAAAGAGCGTGGCATCCAGAAGGTGTGAAAGAAGTGGTTAGCTTATTAAATGACTTAAGCGTTCAGTTAAAACCTCATGGTATGCGTATTGGCTTTCATAATCACGATCAAGAATTTAACAGCTTTGAGGGAACAACCTATTGGGATTACATTGCAGAAAACACTTCACAGGACGTAGTGTTGCAGCAAGATGTTGGTTGGACAACTTATGCTGGCAAAGACCCTGTTGAATACGTAAAACGCTATCCAGGAAGAACATTAACAACACACTACAAAGTAAAATTACCTGAAGGCACTAAAGGGAAATTACCGATCATAGGTAAAGACACTATTGATTGGCTAGCACTAACTAAAGCGAACATAGCAGTAGGTGGAACACTTTGGATAGTTGTAGAGCAAGAAGAATATCCAAACGGCCTGACTCCGATGGAAGCTGTTCAGCAATCGAAAAGAGGCTTAGAAAAAGTACTTAAGCAATTATAA